Proteins from a genomic interval of Ictalurus furcatus strain D&B chromosome 2, Billie_1.0, whole genome shotgun sequence:
- the c2h1orf198 gene encoding uncharacterized protein C1orf198 homolog, with product MAATAMNGAVADASLTEAKKNEYFSSINSMARKIMQEREKIKEKYGSAWEDMSPAEQDTAIDDGMMEPKIRARYAMHRMDREELVCYPKMLIQTGQKIVHFGEEDLTWQDEHSAPFSWETKSQLEFSVITGTSEPVSSSSSSVTESKPKTSQSSKLPGIEGSGSVRRDEESAFWKLSAERSRLEGEKADFQSLTPSQIKSMEKGEKPLPSYLRSDSGSREAQEPAAPRPVKPRVSKPPAPPPPAPISVTPAPLSVNPVPLSVTPAPAAPLGGWERSQSTLPSVSTTLDDVFSPGLGTKAPSASTKDREKEDKMQTGSPTFSQYNTSSAILKTGFDFLDNW from the exons ATGGCCGCCACGGCGATGAACGGAGCCGTGGCTGATGCGAGCCTCACCGAGGCGAAAAAGAACGAGTACTTCAGCTCTATCAACTCCATGGCCAGGAAGATAATGCAGGAAAGGGAGAAGATTAAGGAGAAGTACGGCTCGGCCTGGGAGGACATGTCTCCGGCCGAACAGGACACGGCCATCGACGACGGGATGATGGAGCCGAAGATCCGCGCTCGCTACGCTATGCACCGAATGGACCGCGAAGAACTGGTGTGTTATCCCAAAATGCTGATCCAAACCGGGCAAAAAATAGTCCACTTCGGAGAGGAG GATCTGACTTGGCAGGACGAACATTCTGCGCCCTTTTCTTGGGAGACCAAA AGTCAGCTGGAATTCAGTGTGATCACCGGCACTTCCGAACCCGTCTCGTCTTCGTCTTCGTCCGTGACCGAATCCAAACCCAAAACATCTCAGAGCAGCAAGCTGCCCGGGATCGAGGGCTCGGGATCGGTGCGCCGTGACGAGGAGTCCGCTTTCTGGAAGCTGAGCGCCGAGAGGTCACGCCTGGAGGGCGAGAAGGCAGACTTCCAGTCGCTCACGCCCAGTCAGATCAAGTCGATGGAGAAAGGAGAGAAGCCGCTGCCGTCGTACCTGAGGTCTGACTCTGGATCCAGAGAAGCGCAGGAACCTGCCGCGCCGCGTCCTGTCAAACCGAGAGTGTCTAAACCGCCGGCTCCTCCCCCTCCTGCACCCATCAGCGTGACCCCGGCACCCCTGAGTGTGAACCCGGTACCTCTGAGTGTTACCCCAGCACCTGCTGCACCACTAGGAGGCTGGGAGAGATCTCAGAGCACGCTGCCGTCCGTCAGCACCACTCTGGATGATGTCTTCAGTCCCGGCCTGGGCACCAAAGCACCATCGGCGTCgacgaaagacagagagaaggaagaCAAAATGCAAACTGGAAGCCCCACGTTTTCACAA TACAACACGAGCAGCGCCATCCTGAAGACCGGCTTCGACTTTTTGGACAACTGGTAA
- the rps6kc1 gene encoding ribosomal protein S6 kinase delta-1 isoform X1 produces the protein MISQRERGELARFYTVTDPKKHEKGYTVYKVTARIISRKNPEDVQEITVWKRYSDFKKLHKDLWQIHKNLYRQSELFPPFAKAKVFGRFDECVIEERRQCSEDLLQFSANIPALYASQYIQDFFKDGEVQDGSELIGPAEPFSDFLADSQSDSSSEVHKSIGGVDDSTLASQSEYGGPSSDSDLISLLVDGDSLPDLDDGMGSSCSSPNQRAGGSGRPPSPSRTEVDTRRAIRAALFSSSHQKKDYLEKASEQISLAVQKEVEQDYASAFFYYRSGVDLLLQGVQGEVSPRKREAVKKKTAEYLMRAELIANTYLKDSMGQSSTQNRTLTAQCCKGSWGQQSQADELHNYRVLGVIDKVLLVMDKRTQEMFVLKGLRKSSECGRVKKTIVPHTVPNMVRLRKFIVSEDSIFLLLHYAEGGKLWSHITKYLHEGSQEDSFDIPFIQKSHTTTVHCTDALISSESSGSRPSVELQEDQEEEEESRPILRVHSESGSRAPLSGSSEEEECTSSYLTLCHEYEQDKVEPEALGEEEEDVKEAEEDSGDLGGEGSGAEALQRSLISSDSLCSPVGGQELRFFTEEDEELVDSSTLDSLDQLKRSPMELFRIDSKDSVDASRTLFSTSDLGSEVTEVTEDPLEIGEVVEVKGHLSDLWRFDSDQGSNESVPVISFKEAMVEDANMPCVDEGQPPDLLVNLPGVTGITGDDLEEELAAAGVAFAVEAKPSPQFGKPDVLQLGEEAGLELSAEEHAPEISVLRRQSHSDASEQKGHASSVHSSTESQTFSLPFDSLNLRTEMDPTHPPPSAGSEVVEKREGRSVSEIFRELDELAEVALHTHLPEALVRSWAVDMLLALDALHHEGIVCRDLNPNNILLDYRGHVELTYFCSWTEVEESCDPTAVAKMYCAPEVGGISEETAACDWWSLGALLFELLTGKSLQQCHPAGISRHTSLNIPDFVSEEARSLLEQLLQYNPVERLGAGVGGVDDIKSHPFFGHVTWPN, from the exons ATGATATCGCAGAGGGAAAGAGGCGAACTGGCTCGATTTTACACGGTTACAGACCCGAAAAAGCACGAAAAGGGATACACGGTTTATAAAGTCACAGCCAGG ATCATCTCGAGGAAGAATCCCGAAGACGTACAGGAG ATCACAGTGTGGAAGCGCTACAGCGACTTTAAGAAGCTGCACAAAGATCTGTGGCAGATCCACAAAAACCTCTACAGACAGTCCGAGCTCTTCCCTCCGTTTGCCAAGGCCAAAGTCTTCG GCAGGTTTGATGAGTGTGTGATCGAGGAGAGGAGGCAGTGttcagaggatctgctacagttCAGTGCTAATATTCCAGCTCTCTACGCTAGCCAGTATATACAGGACTTCTTTAag GACGGAGAGGTGCAGGACGGTTCCGAGCTCATCGGGCCGGCAGAACCCTTTTCTGACTTCTTAGCCGACAGCCAATCAGACAGCAGCTCTGAAG TCCATAAGAGCATTGGTGGCGTGGATGATTCGACCCTAGCTAGTCAGTCAGAGTATGGAG gtccATCCAGTGACAGTGATCTGATTTCTCTGCTGGTGGATGGAGACTCCCTGCCCGATTTGGACGATGGAATGGGCTCGAGCTGCAGTTCCCCGAACCAGCGGGCAGGAGGAAGTGGACGTCCCCCGTCCCCAAGCCGGACAGAGGTAGACACGAGGCGGGCCATCAGGGCGGCGCTTTTCTCCTCCAGCCACCAGAAGAAAGATTACCTGGAGAAAGCCAGCGAGCAGATCAGCCTTGCTGTGCAGAAAGAGGTGGAGCAGGACTACGCCTCCGCCTTCTTCTACTACCGCAGCGGAGTGGATTTACTACTGCAGGGAGTCCAAG gtgaaGTGAGCCCGCGCAAGAGGGAAGCCGTGAAAAAGAAGACAGCCGAGTACCTGATGCGCGCCGAGCTCATCGCTAACACCTACCTGAAAGACAGCATGGGCCAGAGCTCCACTCAGAACCGG acgcTGACTGCTCAGTGCTGTAAGGGTTCATGGGGTCAGCAGAGTCAGGCTGATGAATTGCACAACTACAGAGTGCTGGGAGTCATCGATAAG GTGCTGCTGGTGATGGATAAGAGGACGCAGGAGATGTTCGTCCTTAAG GGTTTGCGGAAGAGCAGCGAGTGTGGACGTGTGAAGAAGACCATCGTCCCTCACACGGTGCCCAACATGGTACGACTCAGGAAGTTCATCGTCTCTGAGGACTCCATTTTCCTGTTGCTGCATTACGCCGAgg GTGGTAAATTATGGTCCCACATCACCAAGTACCTACATGAAGGTAGTCAAGAAGATAGCTTCGACATCCCCTTCATCCAGAAGTCCCACACGACGACCGTTCACTGCACCGATGCACTGATCAGCTCTGAGAGCAGCGGCTCACGGCCCAGCGTGGAGCTCCAGGAAGaccaggaagaagaagaagagtccCGGCCCATTCTGAGAGTCCACAGCGAGAGTGGCTCACGAGCCCCCCTGTCCGGCTCTTCAGAGGAAGAAGAGTGCACCAGCAGCTACCTAACGCTGTGCCACGAGTACGAGCAGGATAAAGTGGAGCCTGAGGCTCTGGGCGAGGAAGAGGAAGACGTGAAAGAGGCAGAGGAAGATTCTGGCGATCTCGGAGGCGAAGGTTCTGGTGCAGAGGCGTTACAGAGGTCGTTAATAAGCAGCGATAGTTTGTGTTCTCCGGTTGGTGGGCAAGAGCTACGCTTCTTCACTGAAGAAGATGAGGAGCTTGTTGACTCATCCACTCTCGATTCTCTGGACCAGTTGAAACGTTCACCCATGGAGTTGTTTCGGATCGACAGCAAGGACAGTGTTGACGCCTCCCGAACGCTGTTCTCCACCTCAGACCTGGGCTCGGAGGTAACCGAGGTCACTGAGGATCCTTTGGAGATCGGCGAGGTAGTGGAGGTGAAGGGTCACCTGTCCGATCTGTGGCGGTTCGATAGCGATCAGGGTTCCAATGAATCCGTACCTGTGATTTCTTTCAAAGAGGCCATGGTGGAGGACGCAAACATGCCCTGTGTTGATGAGGGACAGCCTCCGGACCTTTTAGTCAACCTTCCCGGGGTCACGGGTATCACGGGCGACGATCTGGAGGAGGAGCTTGCGGCAGCGGGTGTGGCTTTTGCTGTAGAAGCCAAGCCCTCACCTCAGTTTGGCAAACCGGATGTACTCCAGCTGGGAGAGGAAGCAGGCCTGGAACTATCCGCTGAGGAACATGCTCCAGAGATCTCCGTTTTACGTCGCCAATCGCACTCGGATGCGTCTGAACagaaaggccacgcctcttcTGTACACAGCAGCACAGAATCTCAGACATTTTCCCTTCCTTTTGATTCGCTCAATCTCAGGACTGAAATGgaccccacccacccaccaccCTCTGCAGGGTCAGAGGTAGTGGAGAAGAGGGAGGGCAGGAGTGTGTCGGAGATATTCCGAGAGCTGGATGAGTTGGCCGAGGTGGCgctgcacacacacctgcccGAGGCGCTGGTGAGGAGCTGGGCGGTGGACATGCTGCTCGCCCTCGACGCGCTGCATCACGAGGGAATCGTCTGCAGAGACCTTAACCCCAACAACATACTGCTGGATTACAGag GTCATGTAGAGTTGACTTACTTCTGTAGCTGGACCGAAGTGGAGGAATCCTGCGATCCTACCGCCGTCGCCAAGATGTACTGCGCTCCAG